Proteins co-encoded in one uncultured Draconibacterium sp. genomic window:
- a CDS encoding malectin domain-containing carbohydrate-binding protein, translating to MSAVSNNKHSDQITIDYTVIPANIKKDGIKDLAINVGAKVSFYDPETKVLWIPDREYTPDSWGYVGGAPYVTKGQPAKTGISDNILGSDCDPLYQTFVEGISSYRFDVPNGKYKLTLCFQEYISREKKDDLIYNFSTNNTDEEADEPREFDILVNGKEVVKNLNLEQNYGSKRAVSFEFEAEVEDEGGLTVDFSPISGIALLSGIRLSYCK from the coding sequence TTGTCAGCTGTTAGCAATAACAAACATTCCGATCAAATTACAATAGATTATACAGTTATACCTGCTAATATAAAAAAGGATGGTATAAAAGATCTGGCAATCAATGTTGGGGCAAAAGTATCTTTTTATGATCCTGAGACCAAAGTCTTGTGGATCCCAGACAGAGAGTATACTCCTGATTCATGGGGCTATGTTGGAGGAGCACCATATGTAACAAAAGGACAACCAGCTAAGACCGGTATTTCAGATAACATCCTTGGATCGGATTGTGATCCGTTGTATCAAACTTTTGTAGAAGGAATTAGCAGCTATAGGTTTGATGTACCAAATGGAAAGTATAAACTAACTCTTTGTTTTCAGGAGTATATATCCAGAGAAAAAAAGGATGACCTGATTTATAATTTTTCGACAAACAATACAGACGAGGAGGCTGATGAGCCTCGTGAGTTTGATATTCTTGTTAATGGAAAGGAAGTTGTTAAAAATCTGAATCTGGAGCAGAATTACGGAAGTAAAAGAGCGGTATCATTCGAATTTGAGGCGGAAGTTGAAGATGAGGGCGGATTAACCGTTGATTTTAGTCCGATATCAGGAATCGCATTATTAAGTGGTATACGCTTATCGTACTGTAAATAG